A window from Vulpes vulpes isolate BD-2025 chromosome 9, VulVul3, whole genome shotgun sequence encodes these proteins:
- the LOC112908104 gene encoding adhesion G protein-coupled receptor E2-like isoform X2 has product MKNRNLLLPVQASKLGPQEDLMLHLKFEVNLEAECLLPQRKSVFFLLRSSTDWMRPTHIMEELLLLLLLLLPLGASAQKTRDINMCEPSLRKSCAAYADCQGMDGKYCMCGPGQELISETTFRNESENMCQGMLVLLLLTLGPVQKLRVSAPTDCAPWCPLKSTCVNATACRCSPGFSSSSGEIFTSRLDSCDDINECGPPPTVSCGKFADCQNTEGSYYCMCIPGYVLASGATMFMDESENTCQGIFFPTWTPPRGIKSQTLSRFFQRVQDLHREFKPDFVENTIQDLIQGVDELLETPEDLKALPRSEQHRVATNLLTGLENSLRNMSQALSNGTLTFNASAGTDLSLKLWEQGDRNVILSQNQVKMMLNWDVVHDSGDSGPSVVGLISTPGMGKLLAEAPLVVEPEKQAVLHGAHKISLQEASPVLLSDVISAFMSNKVTQNLSSPVTFIFSHHSVTPGPTQKVFCVFWEHSQNGSGHWSTRGCTMVNSRDTSTTCQCTHLSSFAVLMAHYDVKEDDPVLAVITYMGLSLSLLCLLLAALTFLLCKAIQNTSTSLHLQLSICLFLAHLLFLIAIDQTKIKVLCSIIAGALHYLYLASFTWMLLEALHLFLTARNLTVVNYSSVSMLMKKLMFPVGYGVPAVIVAISAASRPHLYGTPTRCWLHTDKGFIWTFLGPICTIFSINLAFFLMTFWIVKKNLSSLNRDVSTLRNTRMLTFKATAQLFILGCTWCLGILQVGPAAHIMAYLFTIINSLQGVFIFLVYCLLSHQVREQYKKWFKGIRKTKAESEQYTLSSGTMSNASKHSVENYN; this is encoded by the exons ATGAAAAACAGAAATCTACTGCTCCCAG TGCAGGCCAGCAAGCTGGGACCCCAGGAAGACTTGATGTTACATCTCAAGTTTGAAGTCAATCTGGAAGCAGAATGCCTTCTTCCTCAGAGGAAGTCAGTCTTTTTCCTCCtaaggtcttcaactgattggatgaggcccacccacattatggagg aactcttgctgctgctgctgctgctgttgccaTTAGGAGCTTCAGCCCAGAAGACTAGAG ATATCAACATGTGTGAACCATCATTGAGAAAGTCATGTGCAGCCTATGCTGACTGCCAGGGCATGGATGGGAAGTACTGCATGTGCGGCCCAGGACAGGAGCTTATTTCTGAGACAACCTTCAGGAATGAGAGTGAGAACATGTGTCAAG GGATGTTGGTGCTGCTGCTGTTGACACTGGGACCTGTACAGAAACTGAGAG TCTCTGCCCCCACAGACTGTGCTCCGTGGTGCCCTCTGAAATCCACATGTGTCAATGCCACCGCCTGTCGCTGCTCTCCGGGTTTCAGTTCTTCGTCTGGGGAGATCTTCACCAGCCGCTTGGACAGTTGTGATG ACATCAATGAGTGTGGACCACCCCCAACAGTGTCCTGTGGAAAGTTTGCAGACTGTCAGAACACAGAAGGGAGCTACTACTGCATGTGCATCCCAGGATATGTGCTTGCTTCTGGGGCAACAATGTTCATGGATGAGAGTGAGAACACGTGTCAAG GCATCTTTTTCCCCACCTGGACTCCACCCCGTGGAATCAAGAGCCAG ACACTCTCTCGCTTCTTTCAAAGAGTCCAAGATCTACACAGAGAGTTCAAACCAGACTTTGTCGAGAACACCATCCAG GACCTCATACAGGGGGTGGATGAGCTGCTGGAGACCCCCGAGGACCTGAAGGCCCTGCCTCGCTCAGAGCAACACCGTGTGGCCACTAATCTGCTCACTGGCCTGGAGAATTCCCTGAGAAATATGAGCCAGGCCCTGTCCAATGGGACATTGACCTTCAATGCATCTGCAGGCACAG ACCTGTCCCTGAAACTGTGGGAGCAAGGAGACAGAAATGTCATCTTGAGTCAGAATCAGGTGAAGATGATGTTGAACTGGGATGTGGTGCATGATTCTGGTGACTCAG GCCCTTCTGTGGTGGGCCTCATCTCCACTCCAGGGATGGGAAAGTTGCTGGCTGAAGCCCCTCTGGTCGTGGAGCCTGAGAAGCAGGCAGTTCTGCATGGGGCACACAAGATCTCGCTGCAAGAAGCCTCCCCTGTCCTGCTCTCAGATGTCATCTCTGCATTTATGAGCAACAAGGTCACCCAGAATCTCAGTTCCCCCGTCACTTTCATCTTCTCCCACCAT TCAGTGACCCCTGGGCCAACACAAAAGGTGTTCTGTGTCTTCTGGGAGCACAGTCAGAATGGATCTGGTCATTGGTCCACCAGAGGCTGCACAATGGTGAACAGTAGAGATACCAGCACCACCTGCCAGTGCACCCACCTCAGCAGCTTTGCCGTCCTCATGGCCCACTACGATGTGAAG gaggaTGATCCCGTGCTGGCCGTGATCACCTACATGGGGCTGAGcctctctctgctgtgtctcctCCTGGCAGCCCTCACCTTCCTGCTGTGCAAAGCCATCCAGAACACCAGCACCTCCCTCCACCTGCAGCTCTCAATCTGCCTCTTCCTGGCCCACCTGCTCTTCCTCATCGCCATTGACCAGACCAAGATCAAG GTGCTGTGCTCCATCATTGCGGGTGCCTTACACTATCTCTACCTGGCCTCCTTCACCTGGATGCTGCTGGAGGCTCTACACCTCTTCCTCACTGCACGCAACCTGACAGTGGTCAACTACTCCAGTGTGAGCATGCTTATGAAGAAGCTCATGTTCCCTGTGGGCTACGGAGTCCCGGCTGTAATTGTGGCCATTTCTGCTGCATCCAGGCCTCACCTTTATGGAACACCCACCCG GTGCTGGCTCCACACAGACAAGGGATTTATATGGACCTTCCTTGGCCCCATCTGCACCATCTTCTCT ATAAATTTGGCTTTCTTTCTGATGACCTTTTGGATTGTGAAAAAGAATCTCTCTTCACTCAACAGAGATGTATCCACCCTCCGGAACACAAG GATGCTGACATTTAAAGCCACAGCTCAGCTCTTCATCCTGGGCTGCACATGGTGCCTGGGCATCCTGCAAGTGGGTCCAGCTGCCCACATCATGGCTTACCTATTCACCATCATCAACAGTCTGCAGGGTGTCTTCATCTTCCTGGTGTACTGCCTCCTCAGCCATCAG GTCCGAGAGCAATACAAGAAATGGTTCAAAGGTATCAGGAAAACCAAAGCTGAGTCTGAGCAGTACACTCTCTCCAGTGGGACCATGTCCAATGCCTCCAAACACAGTGTG GAGAATTATAATTAA
- the LOC112908104 gene encoding adhesion G protein-coupled receptor E2-like isoform X6: protein MKNRNLLLPELLLLLLLLLPLGASAQKTRDINMCEPSLRKSCAAYADCQGMDGKYCMCGPGQELISETTFRNESENMCQGMLVLLLLTLGPVQKLRVSAPTDCAPWCPLKSTCVNATACRCSPGFSSSSGEIFTSRLDSCDDINECGPPPTVSCGKFADCQNTEGSYYCMCIPGYVLASGATMFMDESENTCQGIFFPTWTPPRGIKSQTLSRFFQRVQDLHREFKPDFVENTIQDLIQGVDELLETPEDLKALPRSEQHRVATNLLTGLENSLRNMSQALSNGTLTFNASAGTDLSLKLWEQGDRNVILSQNQVKMMLNWDVVHDSGDSGPSVVGLISTPGMGKLLAEAPLVVEPEKQAVLHGAHKISLQEASPVLLSDVISAFMSNKVTQNLSSPVTFIFSHHSVTPGPTQKVFCVFWEHSQNGSGHWSTRGCTMVNSRDTSTTCQCTHLSSFAVLMAHYDVKEDDPVLAVITYMGLSLSLLCLLLAALTFLLCKAIQNTSTSLHLQLSICLFLAHLLFLIAIDQTKIKVLCSIIAGALHYLYLASFTWMLLEALHLFLTARNLTVVNYSSVSMLMKKLMFPVGYGVPAVIVAISAASRPHLYGTPTRCWLHTDKGFIWTFLGPICTIFSINLAFFLMTFWIVKKNLSSLNRDVSTLRNTRMLTFKATAQLFILGCTWCLGILQVGPAAHIMAYLFTIINSLQGVFIFLVYCLLSHQVREQYKKWFKGIRKTKAESEQYTLSSGTMSNASKHSVENYN, encoded by the exons ATGAAAAACAGAAATCTACTGCTCCCAG aactcttgctgctgctgctgctgctgttgccaTTAGGAGCTTCAGCCCAGAAGACTAGAG ATATCAACATGTGTGAACCATCATTGAGAAAGTCATGTGCAGCCTATGCTGACTGCCAGGGCATGGATGGGAAGTACTGCATGTGCGGCCCAGGACAGGAGCTTATTTCTGAGACAACCTTCAGGAATGAGAGTGAGAACATGTGTCAAG GGATGTTGGTGCTGCTGCTGTTGACACTGGGACCTGTACAGAAACTGAGAG TCTCTGCCCCCACAGACTGTGCTCCGTGGTGCCCTCTGAAATCCACATGTGTCAATGCCACCGCCTGTCGCTGCTCTCCGGGTTTCAGTTCTTCGTCTGGGGAGATCTTCACCAGCCGCTTGGACAGTTGTGATG ACATCAATGAGTGTGGACCACCCCCAACAGTGTCCTGTGGAAAGTTTGCAGACTGTCAGAACACAGAAGGGAGCTACTACTGCATGTGCATCCCAGGATATGTGCTTGCTTCTGGGGCAACAATGTTCATGGATGAGAGTGAGAACACGTGTCAAG GCATCTTTTTCCCCACCTGGACTCCACCCCGTGGAATCAAGAGCCAG ACACTCTCTCGCTTCTTTCAAAGAGTCCAAGATCTACACAGAGAGTTCAAACCAGACTTTGTCGAGAACACCATCCAG GACCTCATACAGGGGGTGGATGAGCTGCTGGAGACCCCCGAGGACCTGAAGGCCCTGCCTCGCTCAGAGCAACACCGTGTGGCCACTAATCTGCTCACTGGCCTGGAGAATTCCCTGAGAAATATGAGCCAGGCCCTGTCCAATGGGACATTGACCTTCAATGCATCTGCAGGCACAG ACCTGTCCCTGAAACTGTGGGAGCAAGGAGACAGAAATGTCATCTTGAGTCAGAATCAGGTGAAGATGATGTTGAACTGGGATGTGGTGCATGATTCTGGTGACTCAG GCCCTTCTGTGGTGGGCCTCATCTCCACTCCAGGGATGGGAAAGTTGCTGGCTGAAGCCCCTCTGGTCGTGGAGCCTGAGAAGCAGGCAGTTCTGCATGGGGCACACAAGATCTCGCTGCAAGAAGCCTCCCCTGTCCTGCTCTCAGATGTCATCTCTGCATTTATGAGCAACAAGGTCACCCAGAATCTCAGTTCCCCCGTCACTTTCATCTTCTCCCACCAT TCAGTGACCCCTGGGCCAACACAAAAGGTGTTCTGTGTCTTCTGGGAGCACAGTCAGAATGGATCTGGTCATTGGTCCACCAGAGGCTGCACAATGGTGAACAGTAGAGATACCAGCACCACCTGCCAGTGCACCCACCTCAGCAGCTTTGCCGTCCTCATGGCCCACTACGATGTGAAG gaggaTGATCCCGTGCTGGCCGTGATCACCTACATGGGGCTGAGcctctctctgctgtgtctcctCCTGGCAGCCCTCACCTTCCTGCTGTGCAAAGCCATCCAGAACACCAGCACCTCCCTCCACCTGCAGCTCTCAATCTGCCTCTTCCTGGCCCACCTGCTCTTCCTCATCGCCATTGACCAGACCAAGATCAAG GTGCTGTGCTCCATCATTGCGGGTGCCTTACACTATCTCTACCTGGCCTCCTTCACCTGGATGCTGCTGGAGGCTCTACACCTCTTCCTCACTGCACGCAACCTGACAGTGGTCAACTACTCCAGTGTGAGCATGCTTATGAAGAAGCTCATGTTCCCTGTGGGCTACGGAGTCCCGGCTGTAATTGTGGCCATTTCTGCTGCATCCAGGCCTCACCTTTATGGAACACCCACCCG GTGCTGGCTCCACACAGACAAGGGATTTATATGGACCTTCCTTGGCCCCATCTGCACCATCTTCTCT ATAAATTTGGCTTTCTTTCTGATGACCTTTTGGATTGTGAAAAAGAATCTCTCTTCACTCAACAGAGATGTATCCACCCTCCGGAACACAAG GATGCTGACATTTAAAGCCACAGCTCAGCTCTTCATCCTGGGCTGCACATGGTGCCTGGGCATCCTGCAAGTGGGTCCAGCTGCCCACATCATGGCTTACCTATTCACCATCATCAACAGTCTGCAGGGTGTCTTCATCTTCCTGGTGTACTGCCTCCTCAGCCATCAG GTCCGAGAGCAATACAAGAAATGGTTCAAAGGTATCAGGAAAACCAAAGCTGAGTCTGAGCAGTACACTCTCTCCAGTGGGACCATGTCCAATGCCTCCAAACACAGTGTG GAGAATTATAATTAA
- the LOC112908104 gene encoding adhesion G protein-coupled receptor E2-like isoform X3, which translates to MKNRNLLLPELLLLLLLLLPLGASAQKTRDINMCEPSLRKSCAAYADCQGMDGKYCMCGPGQELISETTFRNESENMCQGMLVLLLLTLGPVQKLRVSAPTDCAPWCPLKSTCVNATACRCSPGFSSSSGEIFTSRLDSCDDINECGPPPTVSCGKFADCQNTEGSYYCMCIPGYVLASGATMFMDESENTCQVHNTTSRPDDQNPEGCCVKPKLDNKDPPPYTHGELDDKRFSSRRGIFFPTWTPPRGIKSQTLSRFFQRVQDLHREFKPDFVENTIQDLIQGVDELLETPEDLKALPRSEQHRVATNLLTGLENSLRNMSQALSNGTLTFNASAGTDLSLKLWEQGDRNVILSQNQVKMMLNWDVVHDSGDSGPSVVGLISTPGMGKLLAEAPLVVEPEKQAVLHGAHKISLQEASPVLLSDVISAFMSNKVTQNLSSPVTFIFSHHSVTPGPTQKVFCVFWEHSQNGSGHWSTRGCTMVNSRDTSTTCQCTHLSSFAVLMAHYDVKEDDPVLAVITYMGLSLSLLCLLLAALTFLLCKAIQNTSTSLHLQLSICLFLAHLLFLIAIDQTKIKVLCSIIAGALHYLYLASFTWMLLEALHLFLTARNLTVVNYSSVSMLMKKLMFPVGYGVPAVIVAISAASRPHLYGTPTRCWLHTDKGFIWTFLGPICTIFSINLAFFLMTFWIVKKNLSSLNRDVSTLRNTRMLTFKATAQLFILGCTWCLGILQVGPAAHIMAYLFTIINSLQGVFIFLVYCLLSHQVREQYKKWFKGIRKTKAESEQYTLSSGTMSNASKHSVENYN; encoded by the exons ATGAAAAACAGAAATCTACTGCTCCCAG aactcttgctgctgctgctgctgctgttgccaTTAGGAGCTTCAGCCCAGAAGACTAGAG ATATCAACATGTGTGAACCATCATTGAGAAAGTCATGTGCAGCCTATGCTGACTGCCAGGGCATGGATGGGAAGTACTGCATGTGCGGCCCAGGACAGGAGCTTATTTCTGAGACAACCTTCAGGAATGAGAGTGAGAACATGTGTCAAG GGATGTTGGTGCTGCTGCTGTTGACACTGGGACCTGTACAGAAACTGAGAG TCTCTGCCCCCACAGACTGTGCTCCGTGGTGCCCTCTGAAATCCACATGTGTCAATGCCACCGCCTGTCGCTGCTCTCCGGGTTTCAGTTCTTCGTCTGGGGAGATCTTCACCAGCCGCTTGGACAGTTGTGATG ACATCAATGAGTGTGGACCACCCCCAACAGTGTCCTGTGGAAAGTTTGCAGACTGTCAGAACACAGAAGGGAGCTACTACTGCATGTGCATCCCAGGATATGTGCTTGCTTCTGGGGCAACAATGTTCATGGATGAGAGTGAGAACACGTGTCAAG TTCATAATACTACGAGCAGACCAGATGACCAGAACCCAGAAGGATGTTGTGTCAAGCCTAAGCTGGATAACAAGGATCCACCCCCATACACACATGGAGAGCTGGATGATAAGAGGTTTTCATCTAGAAGAG GCATCTTTTTCCCCACCTGGACTCCACCCCGTGGAATCAAGAGCCAG ACACTCTCTCGCTTCTTTCAAAGAGTCCAAGATCTACACAGAGAGTTCAAACCAGACTTTGTCGAGAACACCATCCAG GACCTCATACAGGGGGTGGATGAGCTGCTGGAGACCCCCGAGGACCTGAAGGCCCTGCCTCGCTCAGAGCAACACCGTGTGGCCACTAATCTGCTCACTGGCCTGGAGAATTCCCTGAGAAATATGAGCCAGGCCCTGTCCAATGGGACATTGACCTTCAATGCATCTGCAGGCACAG ACCTGTCCCTGAAACTGTGGGAGCAAGGAGACAGAAATGTCATCTTGAGTCAGAATCAGGTGAAGATGATGTTGAACTGGGATGTGGTGCATGATTCTGGTGACTCAG GCCCTTCTGTGGTGGGCCTCATCTCCACTCCAGGGATGGGAAAGTTGCTGGCTGAAGCCCCTCTGGTCGTGGAGCCTGAGAAGCAGGCAGTTCTGCATGGGGCACACAAGATCTCGCTGCAAGAAGCCTCCCCTGTCCTGCTCTCAGATGTCATCTCTGCATTTATGAGCAACAAGGTCACCCAGAATCTCAGTTCCCCCGTCACTTTCATCTTCTCCCACCAT TCAGTGACCCCTGGGCCAACACAAAAGGTGTTCTGTGTCTTCTGGGAGCACAGTCAGAATGGATCTGGTCATTGGTCCACCAGAGGCTGCACAATGGTGAACAGTAGAGATACCAGCACCACCTGCCAGTGCACCCACCTCAGCAGCTTTGCCGTCCTCATGGCCCACTACGATGTGAAG gaggaTGATCCCGTGCTGGCCGTGATCACCTACATGGGGCTGAGcctctctctgctgtgtctcctCCTGGCAGCCCTCACCTTCCTGCTGTGCAAAGCCATCCAGAACACCAGCACCTCCCTCCACCTGCAGCTCTCAATCTGCCTCTTCCTGGCCCACCTGCTCTTCCTCATCGCCATTGACCAGACCAAGATCAAG GTGCTGTGCTCCATCATTGCGGGTGCCTTACACTATCTCTACCTGGCCTCCTTCACCTGGATGCTGCTGGAGGCTCTACACCTCTTCCTCACTGCACGCAACCTGACAGTGGTCAACTACTCCAGTGTGAGCATGCTTATGAAGAAGCTCATGTTCCCTGTGGGCTACGGAGTCCCGGCTGTAATTGTGGCCATTTCTGCTGCATCCAGGCCTCACCTTTATGGAACACCCACCCG GTGCTGGCTCCACACAGACAAGGGATTTATATGGACCTTCCTTGGCCCCATCTGCACCATCTTCTCT ATAAATTTGGCTTTCTTTCTGATGACCTTTTGGATTGTGAAAAAGAATCTCTCTTCACTCAACAGAGATGTATCCACCCTCCGGAACACAAG GATGCTGACATTTAAAGCCACAGCTCAGCTCTTCATCCTGGGCTGCACATGGTGCCTGGGCATCCTGCAAGTGGGTCCAGCTGCCCACATCATGGCTTACCTATTCACCATCATCAACAGTCTGCAGGGTGTCTTCATCTTCCTGGTGTACTGCCTCCTCAGCCATCAG GTCCGAGAGCAATACAAGAAATGGTTCAAAGGTATCAGGAAAACCAAAGCTGAGTCTGAGCAGTACACTCTCTCCAGTGGGACCATGTCCAATGCCTCCAAACACAGTGTG GAGAATTATAATTAA
- the LOC112908104 gene encoding adhesion G protein-coupled receptor E2-like isoform X1 codes for MKNRNLLLPVQASKLGPQEDLMLHLKFEVNLEAECLLPQRKSVFFLLRSSTDWMRPTHIMEELLLLLLLLLPLGASAQKTRDINMCEPSLRKSCAAYADCQGMDGKYCMCGPGQELISETTFRNESENMCQGMLVLLLLTLGPVQKLRVSAPTDCAPWCPLKSTCVNATACRCSPGFSSSSGEIFTSRLDSCDDINECGPPPTVSCGKFADCQNTEGSYYCMCIPGYVLASGATMFMDESENTCQVHNTTSRPDDQNPEGCCVKPKLDNKDPPPYTHGELDDKRFSSRRGIFFPTWTPPRGIKSQTLSRFFQRVQDLHREFKPDFVENTIQDLIQGVDELLETPEDLKALPRSEQHRVATNLLTGLENSLRNMSQALSNGTLTFNASAGTDLSLKLWEQGDRNVILSQNQVKMMLNWDVVHDSGDSGPSVVGLISTPGMGKLLAEAPLVVEPEKQAVLHGAHKISLQEASPVLLSDVISAFMSNKVTQNLSSPVTFIFSHHSVTPGPTQKVFCVFWEHSQNGSGHWSTRGCTMVNSRDTSTTCQCTHLSSFAVLMAHYDVKEDDPVLAVITYMGLSLSLLCLLLAALTFLLCKAIQNTSTSLHLQLSICLFLAHLLFLIAIDQTKIKVLCSIIAGALHYLYLASFTWMLLEALHLFLTARNLTVVNYSSVSMLMKKLMFPVGYGVPAVIVAISAASRPHLYGTPTRCWLHTDKGFIWTFLGPICTIFSINLAFFLMTFWIVKKNLSSLNRDVSTLRNTRMLTFKATAQLFILGCTWCLGILQVGPAAHIMAYLFTIINSLQGVFIFLVYCLLSHQVREQYKKWFKGIRKTKAESEQYTLSSGTMSNASKHSVENYN; via the exons ATGAAAAACAGAAATCTACTGCTCCCAG TGCAGGCCAGCAAGCTGGGACCCCAGGAAGACTTGATGTTACATCTCAAGTTTGAAGTCAATCTGGAAGCAGAATGCCTTCTTCCTCAGAGGAAGTCAGTCTTTTTCCTCCtaaggtcttcaactgattggatgaggcccacccacattatggagg aactcttgctgctgctgctgctgctgttgccaTTAGGAGCTTCAGCCCAGAAGACTAGAG ATATCAACATGTGTGAACCATCATTGAGAAAGTCATGTGCAGCCTATGCTGACTGCCAGGGCATGGATGGGAAGTACTGCATGTGCGGCCCAGGACAGGAGCTTATTTCTGAGACAACCTTCAGGAATGAGAGTGAGAACATGTGTCAAG GGATGTTGGTGCTGCTGCTGTTGACACTGGGACCTGTACAGAAACTGAGAG TCTCTGCCCCCACAGACTGTGCTCCGTGGTGCCCTCTGAAATCCACATGTGTCAATGCCACCGCCTGTCGCTGCTCTCCGGGTTTCAGTTCTTCGTCTGGGGAGATCTTCACCAGCCGCTTGGACAGTTGTGATG ACATCAATGAGTGTGGACCACCCCCAACAGTGTCCTGTGGAAAGTTTGCAGACTGTCAGAACACAGAAGGGAGCTACTACTGCATGTGCATCCCAGGATATGTGCTTGCTTCTGGGGCAACAATGTTCATGGATGAGAGTGAGAACACGTGTCAAG TTCATAATACTACGAGCAGACCAGATGACCAGAACCCAGAAGGATGTTGTGTCAAGCCTAAGCTGGATAACAAGGATCCACCCCCATACACACATGGAGAGCTGGATGATAAGAGGTTTTCATCTAGAAGAG GCATCTTTTTCCCCACCTGGACTCCACCCCGTGGAATCAAGAGCCAG ACACTCTCTCGCTTCTTTCAAAGAGTCCAAGATCTACACAGAGAGTTCAAACCAGACTTTGTCGAGAACACCATCCAG GACCTCATACAGGGGGTGGATGAGCTGCTGGAGACCCCCGAGGACCTGAAGGCCCTGCCTCGCTCAGAGCAACACCGTGTGGCCACTAATCTGCTCACTGGCCTGGAGAATTCCCTGAGAAATATGAGCCAGGCCCTGTCCAATGGGACATTGACCTTCAATGCATCTGCAGGCACAG ACCTGTCCCTGAAACTGTGGGAGCAAGGAGACAGAAATGTCATCTTGAGTCAGAATCAGGTGAAGATGATGTTGAACTGGGATGTGGTGCATGATTCTGGTGACTCAG GCCCTTCTGTGGTGGGCCTCATCTCCACTCCAGGGATGGGAAAGTTGCTGGCTGAAGCCCCTCTGGTCGTGGAGCCTGAGAAGCAGGCAGTTCTGCATGGGGCACACAAGATCTCGCTGCAAGAAGCCTCCCCTGTCCTGCTCTCAGATGTCATCTCTGCATTTATGAGCAACAAGGTCACCCAGAATCTCAGTTCCCCCGTCACTTTCATCTTCTCCCACCAT TCAGTGACCCCTGGGCCAACACAAAAGGTGTTCTGTGTCTTCTGGGAGCACAGTCAGAATGGATCTGGTCATTGGTCCACCAGAGGCTGCACAATGGTGAACAGTAGAGATACCAGCACCACCTGCCAGTGCACCCACCTCAGCAGCTTTGCCGTCCTCATGGCCCACTACGATGTGAAG gaggaTGATCCCGTGCTGGCCGTGATCACCTACATGGGGCTGAGcctctctctgctgtgtctcctCCTGGCAGCCCTCACCTTCCTGCTGTGCAAAGCCATCCAGAACACCAGCACCTCCCTCCACCTGCAGCTCTCAATCTGCCTCTTCCTGGCCCACCTGCTCTTCCTCATCGCCATTGACCAGACCAAGATCAAG GTGCTGTGCTCCATCATTGCGGGTGCCTTACACTATCTCTACCTGGCCTCCTTCACCTGGATGCTGCTGGAGGCTCTACACCTCTTCCTCACTGCACGCAACCTGACAGTGGTCAACTACTCCAGTGTGAGCATGCTTATGAAGAAGCTCATGTTCCCTGTGGGCTACGGAGTCCCGGCTGTAATTGTGGCCATTTCTGCTGCATCCAGGCCTCACCTTTATGGAACACCCACCCG GTGCTGGCTCCACACAGACAAGGGATTTATATGGACCTTCCTTGGCCCCATCTGCACCATCTTCTCT ATAAATTTGGCTTTCTTTCTGATGACCTTTTGGATTGTGAAAAAGAATCTCTCTTCACTCAACAGAGATGTATCCACCCTCCGGAACACAAG GATGCTGACATTTAAAGCCACAGCTCAGCTCTTCATCCTGGGCTGCACATGGTGCCTGGGCATCCTGCAAGTGGGTCCAGCTGCCCACATCATGGCTTACCTATTCACCATCATCAACAGTCTGCAGGGTGTCTTCATCTTCCTGGTGTACTGCCTCCTCAGCCATCAG GTCCGAGAGCAATACAAGAAATGGTTCAAAGGTATCAGGAAAACCAAAGCTGAGTCTGAGCAGTACACTCTCTCCAGTGGGACCATGTCCAATGCCTCCAAACACAGTGTG GAGAATTATAATTAA